From a single Stomoxys calcitrans chromosome 4, idStoCalc2.1, whole genome shotgun sequence genomic region:
- the LOC106083007 gene encoding diacylglycerol lipase-alpha isoform X4 codes for MPGLVVFRRRWSVGSDDLVVPGAFLLTIHLICAITVIVSLSTFKYDTTIFDVKLLFYHQIGYLVILCASLSIEIGICVISMRGSILDSDVRAPINFWIYFKTAVMLFDISWLILGSIWLSKYYLESPISTPKQIFFAIVIAGWALVFVTCITVWCTFDAAGRSWVKMKKYQRSMRETESRFNYKRSNSMNRNWRQRKVIRAYQDSWDHRCRLLFCCMGSSEQTRNSFTDIARLLSDFFRELDVVPSDVVAGLVLLRKFQRLEREAIVRQRKNGTYEFLSGVPITERTQFLALNDAKNYDFYQTVIHYMYFAQGAYGWPMYFIINRSKICNLVPELKCFGCCTAAATSEAEVIKDNCCYCNYAALKKTLQVGDIEIVYATYHVDVGETPFFVAIDYTQKKIVISIRGTLSMKDILTDLNAEAEVLPLSPPRDDWLGHKGMVQAAVYIKNKLEEENIIQRALNTNNERNTHTFGLVIVGHSLGAGAAAILAILLKPVYPTVQCFSYAPPGGLLSMPAVEYSKMFVTSIVLGKDVVPRIGLYQMEALRADLINAIQRSIDPKWKTISCSMLCCGCGPEPKSVVEMSGKDTHINKYQEERGTARSTSTHPADSSIALTLHQPLYPPGRIIHIVRHHPKADENVLKSREPVYQAIWAESTDFDEVLISPVMLQDHMPDKILAALKKVITDAVDDSSSLDSSLNLNSRPHLLAQV; via the exons ATGCCTGGACTTGTTGTTTTTCGTAGGCGGTGGTCGGTGGGTTCAGATGATCTTGTTGTGCCTGGAGCATTCCTCTTAACAATTCATCTTATATG TGCTATAACAGTCATTGTGTCCCTTAGCACATTCAAATATGACACCACCATTTTCGATGTCAAACTACTTTTTTACCATCAAATAGGTTATTTAGTTATACTATGTG CCTCGCTAAGCATCGAAATTGGGATATGTGTTATTTCGATGAGAGGGAGTATACTGGACTCAGATGTTCGTGCCCCAAtaaatttttggatttatttcaaGACTG CTGTAATGCTCTTCGATATTTCCTGGTTGATTTTGGGATCAATATGGCTATCGAAATATTATCTGGAATCTCCAATCAGCACACCAAAACAAATCTTTTTCG CAATTGTGATTGCTGGTTGGGCTTTAGTATTCGTTACATGCATCACTGTTTGGTGTACTTTTGATGCAGCCGGCAGATCATGGGTGAAAATGAAGAAATATCAACGATCAATGCGTGAGACTGAATCGCGTTTTAATTATAAGCGAAGTAACAGTATGAACCGCAACTGGCGCCAAAG AAAAGTGATTCGAGCATATCAAGATAGTTGGGACCATCGGTGTCGTTTGCTTTTCTGTTGTATGGGCTCCTCGGAACAGACCCGCAACTCTTTCACCGACATAGCAAGACTGCTGAGTGACTTCTTTCGAGAGCTGGATGTTGTTCCATCGGATGTTGTGGCCGGCTTAGTattattgagaaaatttcaacgCCTAGAAAGGGAGGCTATAGTGAGACAG aGAAAAAATGGAACTTACGAATTCCTGAGTGGAGTGCCTATAACCGAACGTACCCAGTTCCTGGCACTGAATGATGCCAAAAATTATGATTTCTATCAAACGGTGATTCATTACATGTACTTTGCCCAAGGGGCATACGGCTGGCCCATGTACTTTATAATCAATCGCTCTAAAATATGCAATCTGGTGCCCGAATTAAA ATGCTTTGGTTGTTGCACTGCTGCGGCCACCTCTGAGGCGGAGGTGATAAAGGACAATTGTTGTTACTGTAACTATGCTGCCCTTAAAAAGACTCTACAAGTGGGTGATATAGAAATCGTCTATGCCACATATCACGTCGATGTTGGAGAAACTCCATTTTTTGTAGCCATTgattatacacagaaaaaaattgtgatCAGTATACGTGGCACTTTGAGTATGAAAGATATTCTTACAGATCTGAATGCAGAGGCTGAAGTTTTACCCTTAAGTCCACCACGTGATGATTGGCTAGGGCACAAGGGCATGGTCCAGGCAGCTGTGTATATCAAAAACAAATTGGAGGAGGAGAACATCATACAGAGGGCACTCAACACCAACAACGAAAGAAATACCCACACATTTGGTTTGGTAATTGTGGGACATTCATTGGGTGCTGGAGCGGCGGCTATTCTGGCCATACTTCTGAAACCTGTTTATCCAACAGTGCAGTGCTTTAGCTATGCCCCACCTGGTGGTCTATTAAG CATGCCGGCTGTTGaatattcaaaaatgtttgttacCTCCATTGTATTGGGCAAGGATGTGGTACCTCGTATTGGTCTGTATCAAATGGAAGCGCTAAGGGCTGATCTCATAAATGCCATTCAGCGCAGTATAGACCCAAAG TGGAAGACTATCTCTTGCTCAATGCTATGTTGTGGATGTGGGCCAGAGCCCAAATCAGTTGTAGAAATGTCTGGCAAAGATACTCACATTAACAAGTACCAAGAg GAACGTGGTACAGCTCGTTCAACCAGCACACATCCAGCTGATAGTTCAATAGCTTTAACCCTTCATCAGCCCCTATACCCGCCTGGACGCATTATACACATTGTTCGTCATCATCCAAAGGCCGACGA aAATGTATTGAAAAGTCGTGAACCTGTCTATCAGGCCATCTGGGCTGAATCAACCGACTTTGATGAAGTTCTCATATCCCCTGTTATGCTGCAGGACCATATGCCCGATAAAATATTGGCTGCACTTAAGAAGGTAATAACCGATGCGGTGGATGACTCGTCATCATTGGATAGTAGTCTTAATTTGAATTCCCGTCCACATTTGCTTGCCCAAGTCTGA